In Kitasatospora sp. NBC_00240, the following are encoded in one genomic region:
- a CDS encoding DUF305 domain-containing protein, whose amino-acid sequence MRRAFVGAAVASLAVCGALAAVAGPGPEAQRPPAVAGAASPAVPGTVAVASATPSAPTPGSAFNPTDVAWLQLAAPMTEQALRLAELVAARASTPDLRELAAAVTGADGAELARLQALLVQAGADRARPHEGHDMPGMTTPAEFAAAEQESGAAFDRLVSTYLREYLEQSVRLADSESSAGKEPATRRLAADIRRGRAAELARLGG is encoded by the coding sequence ATGAGAAGAGCGTTCGTCGGCGCGGCGGTGGCCTCGCTCGCCGTCTGCGGCGCACTCGCCGCCGTCGCCGGGCCCGGCCCCGAGGCGCAGCGGCCGCCTGCCGTGGCCGGCGCGGCGTCCCCGGCGGTGCCCGGCACCGTCGCCGTGGCCTCGGCAACGCCGTCCGCGCCGACGCCGGGGTCCGCGTTCAACCCGACGGACGTCGCGTGGCTGCAGCTGGCCGCCCCGATGACCGAACAGGCTCTGCGGCTGGCCGAGTTGGTCGCGGCCAGGGCTTCCACCCCGGACCTGCGCGAGCTGGCGGCAGCCGTCACCGGTGCCGACGGGGCCGAACTGGCCCGGCTGCAAGCACTCCTCGTGCAGGCCGGCGCCGACCGGGCCCGCCCGCACGAGGGCCACGACATGCCGGGCATGACCACCCCGGCCGAGTTCGCCGCCGCCGAGCAGGAGAGCGGCGCGGCCTTCGACCGCCTGGTGAGCACGTACCTGCGGGAGTACCTGGAGCAGTCGGTTCGGCTGGCCGACTCCGAAAGCTCGGCGGGCAAGGAGCCGGCCACCCGCCGGCTCGCCGCCGACATCCGCCGCGGCCGAGCCGCCGAACTCGCCCGGCTCGGAGGGTAG
- a CDS encoding DUF1996 domain-containing protein gives MRSFTLRSPLRSPVPRPPSRARSHSAPGTLRRRLTGLVAAAVTAGALLTGTTGQAQAVDTPLSQGKPVTASSVENAAYPAGLAVDGNGGTRWSSAAADNQWIRIDLGANAAINRVVLNWEAAYASSYQLQVSGDGTNWVTVRNAAGAAGQQTLDLSATGRYVRVLATARATAWGVSLWEFQVFGTAGTQAVPPGAVRVAEFLAECPYSHRLPDDPIVLPGLPGGSHMHSFFGNNATDAFSDLGRLETSGGTCNPATDVSSYWVPTLYADNVPVEPTGTTFYYLGEGVRDDVIANTQPLPRGLRIVAGNAKATGPDDNTISRWSCLHAGEVNPSHNFVNCPAGTMLESYLDFPQCWNGKDLDSADHKSHMAYPVGGACPATHPVPVPKLRQVLRYPVTGDPSRLRLASGPGYTMHGDFFNVWPAAEMERRVRDCINPIVKCGADGRP, from the coding sequence ATGAGGTCCTTCACCTTGCGGTCGCCCCTCCGTTCTCCGGTTCCGCGGCCCCCTTCGCGCGCCCGCTCGCACTCCGCTCCCGGCACGCTGCGCCGGCGGCTGACCGGCCTGGTCGCGGCCGCCGTCACCGCCGGGGCGCTGCTGACCGGTACCACCGGCCAGGCACAGGCCGTGGACACTCCCCTCTCGCAGGGCAAACCCGTCACCGCGTCCTCGGTCGAGAACGCGGCCTACCCGGCCGGGCTCGCCGTCGACGGCAACGGCGGGACCCGCTGGTCCAGCGCGGCCGCCGACAACCAGTGGATCCGGATCGACCTCGGCGCCAACGCCGCGATCAACCGCGTCGTCCTGAACTGGGAGGCCGCGTACGCCAGTTCCTACCAGCTCCAGGTCTCGGGCGACGGCACCAACTGGGTCACCGTCCGCAACGCCGCCGGTGCCGCCGGGCAGCAGACCCTCGACCTGTCGGCCACCGGCCGGTACGTGCGGGTGCTCGCCACCGCGCGGGCCACCGCCTGGGGCGTCTCGCTCTGGGAGTTCCAGGTCTTCGGCACGGCCGGAACGCAGGCCGTGCCGCCCGGGGCGGTCCGGGTCGCGGAGTTCCTCGCCGAGTGCCCCTACAGCCACCGCCTGCCGGACGACCCGATCGTGCTGCCGGGCCTGCCCGGCGGTTCGCACATGCACAGCTTCTTCGGCAACAACGCCACCGACGCCTTCTCCGACCTGGGCCGGCTGGAGACGTCCGGCGGTACCTGCAACCCGGCGACCGACGTCTCCTCCTACTGGGTGCCCACCCTGTACGCGGACAACGTCCCGGTCGAGCCGACCGGGACCACCTTCTACTACCTCGGCGAAGGCGTCCGGGACGACGTCATCGCCAACACCCAGCCGCTCCCCCGCGGTCTGCGCATCGTCGCGGGCAACGCCAAGGCGACCGGGCCGGACGACAACACCATCTCGCGCTGGTCCTGCCTGCACGCCGGCGAGGTCAACCCGTCGCACAACTTCGTGAACTGCCCGGCGGGCACAATGCTGGAGTCGTACCTGGACTTCCCGCAGTGCTGGAACGGCAAGGACCTCGACTCGGCCGACCACAAGAGCCACATGGCGTACCCCGTGGGCGGCGCCTGCCCCGCCACCCACCCGGTACCGGTGCCCAAGCTCCGCCAGGTGCTGCGCTACCCGGTCACCGGCGACCCGTCGCGGCTGCGGCTGGCCTCCGGGCCCGGCTACACGATGCACGGTGACTTCTTCAACGTCTGGCCGGCCGCCGAGATGGAGCGGCGCGTCCGCGACTGCATCAACCCGATCGTGAAGTGCGGGGCCGACGGGCGTCCGTGA
- a CDS encoding aminoglycoside 3'-phosphotransferase, producing the protein MIPTFSQSPIEVPRIVTEFAAGRPTLPVWRNAVGGLTFQVGEGDSRQFLKWTPVGSGIDLSAEVQRLRWAAAHTVVPQVLDEGSDGSGAWIVTAGLPGRTAVDDHWKRDPDTAVRAIGTGLRALHDELPVAQCPFDWSAERRLAAVRTRAAAGRIDPADRHESIRPFGTVPRALDVLAEPPPVDTLVVCHGDACAPNTLIGDDGTCSGHVDLGALGLADRWADLAIATWSTQWNYGPGWEEALLDAYGVEPDPERTLYYRLLRELSD; encoded by the coding sequence GTGATCCCGACCTTCTCCCAGAGCCCGATCGAAGTCCCCCGGATCGTCACCGAGTTCGCGGCCGGACGGCCCACGCTGCCCGTCTGGCGGAACGCCGTCGGCGGCCTGACCTTCCAGGTCGGTGAAGGGGATTCGCGGCAGTTCCTGAAGTGGACACCGGTCGGCAGCGGGATCGACCTGTCGGCCGAGGTGCAGCGGCTGCGTTGGGCGGCGGCCCACACCGTGGTGCCGCAGGTCCTGGACGAGGGCTCGGACGGATCGGGCGCCTGGATCGTCACCGCCGGCTTGCCCGGGCGGACGGCGGTGGACGACCACTGGAAGCGCGACCCCGACACCGCGGTGCGCGCGATCGGCACCGGCCTGCGGGCCCTGCACGACGAACTACCCGTTGCGCAATGCCCGTTCGACTGGTCCGCCGAGCGACGACTGGCGGCTGTGCGAACACGGGCGGCCGCCGGCCGGATCGACCCGGCCGACCGGCACGAGAGCATCCGCCCCTTCGGGACCGTGCCCCGTGCCCTCGACGTGCTGGCCGAGCCGCCGCCCGTCGACACACTCGTGGTCTGCCACGGCGACGCCTGCGCCCCCAACACCCTGATCGGCGACGACGGCACCTGCAGCGGACACGTCGACCTGGGCGCCCTCGGTCTCGCCGACCGCTGGGCCGACCTGGCCATCGCCACCTGGAGCACGCAGTGGAACTACGGCCCGGGCTGGGAGGAAGCACTCCTCGACGCCTACGGGGTCGAGCCGGACCCGGAGCGGACGCTGTACTACCGGCTGCTCCGGGAGCTCTCGGACTGA
- a CDS encoding nucleotidyltransferase domain-containing protein, whose protein sequence is MAERLVTVPGVIGVLLGGSRARGEHRPESDWDLGVYYRGELDLAALRALAGPEVDVAAPGGWGPWVNGGAWLRVDGVAVDWILRDLDRVEQVWADCRAGRFEVGVQAGHPLGFWSPCYPGEVALGQVLADPTGELADLRRRTASYPSLLRESLISAAWEAEFLVGAAAKGAARADTLYVSLCLSRAVGVLVQAMFAGARRWCLNEKGALAVAETLPSAPACFGPRVRALSGAPGDTVEALTATVARARVLVAETRAALGNSSG, encoded by the coding sequence ATGGCAGAGCGTCTGGTCACGGTACCGGGCGTGATCGGGGTGCTGCTCGGTGGCAGCCGGGCCCGTGGGGAGCACCGGCCGGAGTCGGACTGGGACCTCGGTGTCTACTACCGCGGGGAGCTCGATCTCGCCGCGTTGCGCGCGCTGGCCGGGCCTGAGGTGGATGTGGCCGCGCCCGGCGGCTGGGGGCCCTGGGTGAACGGCGGTGCGTGGCTTCGGGTCGACGGCGTCGCGGTGGACTGGATCCTCCGGGACCTGGACCGGGTCGAGCAGGTGTGGGCGGACTGCCGCGCGGGCCGGTTCGAGGTGGGTGTGCAGGCGGGGCATCCGCTCGGGTTCTGGTCGCCCTGCTACCCGGGCGAGGTGGCACTCGGTCAGGTGCTGGCCGATCCCACCGGAGAGCTGGCGGACCTTCGACGGCGGACCGCGAGCTACCCGTCGCTGTTGCGGGAGTCGCTGATCTCGGCGGCCTGGGAGGCGGAGTTCCTGGTCGGCGCCGCGGCCAAGGGCGCGGCTCGGGCAGACACCCTGTACGTCTCGCTGTGCCTGTCCAGGGCCGTCGGTGTACTGGTGCAGGCGATGTTCGCGGGAGCCCGGCGCTGGTGCCTGAACGAGAAGGGCGCGCTGGCCGTCGCCGAGACGTTGCCGTCCGCGCCGGCCTGCTTCGGCCCCCGCGTCCGTGCCCTGTCGGGAGCGCCTGGTGACACGGTGGAGGCCCTGACCGCGACCGTGGCCCGGGCGCGGGTGCTGGTCGCGGAGACCCGGGCCGCGCTCGGGAACTCCTCCGGGTAG